One window of the Tachypleus tridentatus isolate NWPU-2018 chromosome 10, ASM421037v1, whole genome shotgun sequence genome contains the following:
- the LOC143228513 gene encoding general transcription factor II-I repeat domain-containing protein 2B-like, protein MGKSDVDLQRGLLETSPHLNDLNLKLQGRNHMVSDLMGNINGFRSMLRIFKVCLENNDLAHFPICQQLTEQFKDDEPLDFSEFCVNTEDIIDEFNTRFEEFEMLKSRIELFNDPLCVDIENQQADVQPELRHLQAGPFLQTRQEKEPDFIKLLSKNRFQNLRDFGQKMTSMFGSTYICESVLSTMKFIKNRNRSRLTDFSLFHLLRLATAELYLHRHTRFGQCC, encoded by the coding sequence ACATCACCACACCTTAATGATCTCAACCTGAAGCTCCAAGGGCGGAACCACATGGTATCAGATTTAATGGGAAACATAAATGGGTTTCGAAGTATGTTAAgaattttcaaagtttgtttagaaaacaacGACTTGGCCCACTTTCCAATTTGTCAGCAATTAACAGAACAGTTCAAAGATGACGAGCCActtgatttttcagaattttgtgtaAATACTGAAGATATCATAGATGAGTTTAATACAAGATTCGAAGAATTTGAAATGCTAAAAAGCAGGATAGAGCTTTTCAATGATCCTCTTTGTGTTGACATAGAAAATCAACAAGCTGACGTTCAACCTGAATTACGTCATTTGCAAGCTGGCCCCTTTCTGCAAACCAGACAAGAGAAAGAACCAGATTTCATTAAACTACTTTCAAAAAATCGATTTCAAAATCTGCGTGATTTTGGACAAAAAATGACATCAATGTTTGGTAGCACATACATATGCGAAAGTGTGTTATCAACGATGAAATTCATTAAGAACCGCAACAGAAGTCGCCTCACTGATTTTTCTCTGTTTCACCTCCTGAGACTAGCAACGGCAGAACTCTATCTACATCGACATACCCGCTTTGGTCAGTGCTGCTGA